A genomic stretch from Komagataeibacter xylinus includes:
- a CDS encoding oleate hydratase — translation MRYAHSNFEAFVRPEKPAGIETRAAWIIGGGLGGMAAAAFLIRDAGMPPARITILEASGDNGGALDGTGNAETGWLIRGGREMEEQFQCLWDLYRSIPSLEVPGASVLDEFYRLNRADPSSSPIRAMQERGQPLPDRDSLTLTGKARREILTLILTDEDRLDGKMISDVLSADFMKSNFWLFWRSMFAFETWHSAIEMKRYLARFVHQILGLKDLHTLKFTRFNQQESLSKPLATWLAEQGVVFRHGVQATNVRVDTAGGRKVATRIDLLENGQSNGIDIKADDLVFVTNGSMVENSRWGDHHTPAPIETGIAEGNIWQLWRNIAAQDPAFGRPDVFCGDTTKSRWESATVTTRDARIPDLVRKVTGRDPFSGRTVTGGPITIRDSAWLMSWVVSRQPHFKGQPEGQMVAWLYGLFSDVPGNYVKKPMQECTGEEITREWLFHMGVPEDKIDDMAATGATTHPCMMPFITAQFMPRAAGDRPKVVPEGSINLAFLGQFAETPRDTVFTTEYSVRTAMEAVYTLLDIDRAVPEVFGSVYDVRMLLQAAAELRDARKIPASGVVHHMTEGTEIGDLLSRYGLI, via the coding sequence ATGAGATATGCCCATAGCAATTTTGAAGCATTCGTCCGCCCCGAAAAGCCCGCCGGGATTGAGACCCGCGCAGCCTGGATCATAGGCGGCGGCCTTGGTGGCATGGCCGCCGCCGCCTTCCTGATCCGTGATGCGGGCATGCCCCCGGCACGCATCACCATTCTTGAAGCCTCAGGCGACAATGGCGGCGCGCTTGATGGCACGGGCAATGCCGAGACCGGCTGGCTCATTCGCGGCGGGCGGGAAATGGAAGAGCAGTTCCAGTGCCTGTGGGATCTGTACCGCTCGATCCCGTCGCTCGAAGTGCCCGGCGCCTCCGTGCTTGATGAGTTCTACCGCCTCAACCGCGCCGACCCCAGCAGCAGCCCCATCCGCGCCATGCAGGAGCGCGGCCAGCCCCTGCCCGACCGTGACAGCCTGACCCTGACCGGCAAGGCACGGCGCGAAATCCTGACCCTGATCCTGACGGATGAAGACAGGCTCGATGGCAAGATGATCAGCGATGTACTGTCAGCCGATTTCATGAAATCGAATTTCTGGCTGTTCTGGCGCTCCATGTTCGCGTTCGAGACATGGCATAGCGCCATCGAGATGAAGCGCTACCTCGCCCGCTTCGTGCATCAGATCCTGGGCCTCAAAGACCTGCACACGCTCAAATTCACCCGTTTCAACCAGCAGGAATCCCTCAGCAAGCCGCTCGCCACGTGGCTGGCCGAGCAGGGCGTGGTGTTCCGCCATGGCGTGCAGGCGACCAATGTGCGTGTCGATACGGCAGGCGGGAGAAAGGTCGCAACCCGCATCGACCTGCTCGAGAATGGCCAGTCCAATGGGATCGACATCAAGGCGGATGATCTGGTGTTCGTGACCAATGGCTCCATGGTGGAAAACTCCCGCTGGGGCGACCACCATACCCCTGCCCCGATCGAAACCGGCATTGCCGAGGGCAATATCTGGCAGTTGTGGCGTAACATCGCGGCACAGGACCCTGCTTTCGGGCGGCCTGACGTGTTCTGTGGCGACACCACGAAATCACGCTGGGAGTCCGCTACCGTCACCACGCGCGATGCGCGCATTCCAGATCTCGTGCGCAAGGTCACGGGGCGCGATCCCTTCTCTGGCCGCACGGTTACGGGCGGGCCGATCACCATCCGCGATTCTGCGTGGCTGATGAGCTGGGTGGTCAGCCGGCAGCCGCATTTCAAGGGCCAGCCTGAAGGGCAGATGGTGGCGTGGCTGTACGGCCTGTTCAGCGACGTGCCGGGCAATTACGTCAAGAAACCCATGCAGGAATGCACCGGCGAGGAAATCACGCGCGAATGGCTGTTCCACATGGGTGTGCCGGAAGACAAGATTGACGACATGGCTGCAACGGGTGCCACCACCCATCCGTGCATGATGCCCTTCATCACCGCGCAGTTCATGCCACGCGCGGCAGGCGACCGGCCAAAGGTGGTGCCCGAGGGCAGCATCAACCTCGCTTTTCTGGGCCAGTTTGCGGAAACCCCGCGCGATACGGTGTTCACGACCGAATATTCGGTCCGCACCGCAATGGAGGCGGTCTATACGCTGCTCGACATTGACCGTGCCGTGCCGGAAGTATTTGGCAGCGTTTACGATGTACGCATGCTGCTACAGGCCGCAGCCGAACTGCGCGATGCGCGCAAGATCCCCGCATCGGGCGTGGTGCACCACATGACCGAGGGCACGGAAATTGGCGACCTGCTCTCCCGTTATGGCCTGATCTAG